The Plasmodium cynomolgi strain B DNA, chromosome 13, whole genome shotgun sequence DNA segment TAGCCACTTGAATTTGAGCAGCTTACCAGACGACATAGAACTGCTAGccttttttataagaaaaaagttgGTCAGACATAATGACATGTATTTCTGTAGTTTCTCTTCCAGGACGATTGTCTACAAGGGGTTGTTAACCCCTTCAcagatatatttatactttGAGGATTTGCTAAGTGAACAGTTTACAACCTACCTGGCAATGGTTCACGTACGATTCTCGACGAATACTTCCCCTACGTGGTATGCTGCTCACCCATTCAGAAGAATATGTCACAATGGAGAAATCAATACCATTAGTGTGAACTCGATTTTATTTCAAGAGAGGATGCAGCTAGCCAAAGCACCCAATTCGTTTAAATCAGTGTCCATAAAAGATTTAAGACCAATAAATGAAGAGAATTATGTTATATACGATAACGATGATGAGAtcattgaaaaaagggataccTTTGAAGATATCATGTTGACAAAAAATAgactaaagaaaaaatccagGAGGAGGTTACTTCTCCGATTGAAGAGAGACTTCACGTACAACAGCTCTGCCATacattacaaaataaaaagggagtaTATGAATTCCGACATTAATAGCAACTCGGAGTTTTTAAGTAATGTGAACGAAGTGACTGGGAGTTCATCCGACGATTCAGAAGACCTCTCAGGTAAGGATGATAAGAATGCTACCTGTTCTAGACGACTTAAGGAAAAGAATGCCATTTCGCCCATTTGCAGGAGTGAGAAAAGCTTCGGTCACGCGGTGAAGACACAAATGAAACATGGAGAGTCTCGAAAAACCAAAGGCGCTATTAGCTACCCGTCTGACTCTTCCCTCTTCGATAATGCCATCGATTTTTTGACCATGGCGGGAAGAGAAATAGAGCACGCAATTATGATGCTAATGCCAAGGGCATATCAAAAGGATCCAAATATAACTCCATTGGAAAAGGCCTTTTACGAATATCACACATGTATGATGGAACCATGGGATGGACCTGCATTAATAATCTTCACTGATGGTAATAAGGTAGGCGCTTCGTTGGATCGAAATGGATTAAGACCCGCTAGGTACAGCATCACCAATTATGGGCTGTTCGTTCTGTCCAGCGAAACCGGGGTCGTCGATTTGGCATATGACAAAATTACCCATAAGGGATGTGTATATCCTGGGAAAGTAGTCCTAATCgattttaaggaaaaaaaattcttgaGACATGAAGAAGTATTGAGCAAATTTCTGAAAGAGAAACCTTACAAGAAATGGCTAGATCATTATTCGATTCACCTGGACAATATAATCAAACCGGCTTCCAACATGGAGAACATACGAATgaatgcatataaatatggAGCTATACTGAATAAGGAGAATTCCTATGGGAGCAAAGATATGGAGGAGGTTGACGACATGGATGATCCTTACGATGAGTcgttaattaaaaagttaaaagcCTTTGGTTATACGTATGACGCGTTCAATATGATAATTTCGCCTATGGTAAAGCATGCCGCCGATGGGCTTGGTGCAATGGGAAATGACActgcctttccctttttaagttACTTAAGGAGAAACCTTTTGTACTACTTCCAGCAAACATTCGCACAAGTGACTAACCCAGCCATCGACCCGAtaagggaagaaaatatcATGTCTCTTATGAGCACCTTGGGAAAGGAAGGGGACATCCTCCATTCCACGTACACGAACTGTCAGCGCATATTTATTAATGGTCCCATTCTGAATGACGCACTGTACAACATGCTGTTGCAGTTGCCAGACTTCCCACATATCATAATCGACATGACAGTGGATTTGAGTAAATTGGAAGCACTCATGTCGGGAGAATCGGCGGACGAAGTCAAATTTGATGTGATCAAAAGTGTGTCCTCGCCAAAGAGGAGTTACCACGCGGATGGAAGCAACAACTACACGTTCAAGCTGGACGAACACAAAAGCAAGCATATCAAAGAAgatttgaataaaatgaaaataaaaaataacatcgtGTCCAAGTATTTGATTAAATTTATCGATAGCGTCAATAGCAAAGTTGAAAATGCTGTTAGGCGAGGGAGCCAGCTGATTGTTCTCTCACACAGCAACATAAACGAAAAGAGAGTGCCCATATTCTCCATTCTAATTGTTGGTGCGTTACATAAATATCTGTTAAGTAAAAATCTAAGAACCAAGTGCTCTCTCATAGTTAAGGCTGGGGATTGTTTCGAAATCCACCACTTAGCAGTGCTGCTCTCATTCGGGGCCGATTGTATATAtccctttattttatacgaAAGTTTGCGTTTCATAAAATATGGAGATAATGAAGCCAGGCTTAGTAACCAGCAAATGATAAGTAACTACAGACATGCAGCAAATTATGGTATACTAAAAATCATGTCGAAGAATGGAATTTCCACCCTCCCTAGTTACAAAGGATGCGGGTTAATGCAACCATTAGGAATATCCaacgaaattttaaaaaaatgcttcatcAATGTGTGCGACTCCATTATCGGAGGAGTAACATTTGAATTTGTGGagaaggaaattttaaaaatgttttacaaTGCCTACCCGAAGAGGATAATAAGTCTGAACATTAAAGACGCAACGGAGGAGCTCGATGACTATGGAGAGTATCACTTCAGGAGCATAGGGAATACCCAAATACATATGAACCATCCAGAAACGATTAGCTTACTGCAAAAGGCTACTCGCACGGGGAACACAGCTACGTATAAAAAGTACTCAGAGTTGCAGAATGAACTGATAAACCATTGTGAAATTAGGGGGCAGCTagaaattaattataaaaaatgtcccTCGTAtaataagaagaagaaaaaaaatgaacccatAAATATCCAGCTAGTAGAATctgttaacaaaattttactcAGATTTTGCACAGGCGCTATGTCTTTTGGGTCTCTCTCGGAGGAAGCACACATCACAGTCGCCACGGCCATGAATAACATGGGGTTGAAGTCGAACACAGGCGAGGGAGGGGAAGCAGAGGATCGCATTAAGAGGGATCCTGCCGAAGCGAACGGGTCGAGTGAGCCCAACGCCAACTCAGCGGTTAAACAAATCGCATCCGCTAGGTTCGGCGTGACGGCGTACAGCTTGGTGAACGCGCAGGAGCTGCAGATAAAAGTGGCCCAGGGATCTAAACCcggagaagggggagaattGCCAGGATACAAAGTGAGCGCGAAAATTGCATCCGTTCGTAGAAGTACCCCAGGTGTTGGTCTAATATCCCCACCACCACACCATGATATGTACTCCATTGAAGATGTGGGTCAGCTAGTGTATGACTTAAAGAATATAAACAAGGAAGCTAAAATTTCTGTGAAACTAGTTTCGAAGCTAGGAATAGGTGTTATCACCTCCGGAGTGGTCAAAGGAAATTGCGAACAAATTTTGATTAGTGGAATGTCTGGTGGCACGGGGGCATCAAAGTGGACATCCATCAAGCATGCGGGTCTCCCATGGGAAATCGGACTAGCAGAGGCACACCAAACTTTGTGCAAGTCCAAGTTGAGAAAAAGAGTTATCTTACAAATTGATGGGCAACTGAAAACAGGGAGGGATGTCATTTTAGGTGCGCTACTGGGTGCAGAATCGTTTAGTTTCTCGACCCAACCGTTAATTGCTTTGGGCTGCATCATGATGAGGAAATGTCACCTCAACATCTGCCCTGTTGGAATATGTACACAAGACCCAgagttgagaaaaaaattcgcagGAAAACCAGAATACAtaataaacttttttttcatgctaGCGGAAGAGGTCAGGGAGTACTTGGCTAGCATGGGGTTCAGGAAATTTTCTCAAATTATCGGAAGGTCCGATTTGCTCAAAAAGAAGGACCACTTAAAATATGACGAGAAGAGGAAGCTGTTGGACTTCTCCAAGCTGTTGTTCCCAGGGTGGAAATACTATGCAGAAGAGGAAATGAAAGATGATGTGAAGAAAAGATACAACAAAAATGCGAACGAGAAGAAGAGGCAAGTTGGTGGAAGTTCTTTCTACTGTGGATCGAAGTACAAGGTAGGAGGGTCGCTCACCCCGGGTGTGAACAACGCGCTAgacaaaatgagaaggaaGCAGGTACTCATAAATGAGAATTACAACACTGTGCAGAAGTACGATGTGGTGAAGAGGGGAGATGAGGGCGGAGAACACACGGACGGGATGAACCACGCCGGGGAGACGTGCTCCTCTGTGGGGGAATACGACGAGGAGGCGGCGGCGGACGACGCGGAAGATGAGAAGGAAGACGGGGAGggtgatgaagaagaagaggaggaagacgaggaggaagacgatgaagaggacgatgatgatgaggacGACGGTGAAGAGGACGACGAGGAAGaggacgacgatgatgaggaggacgatGAAGAGGACGGCGAGGGAGAGGACGACGAgggagaagaggaagaaaagaaccCGAATGACCCAGAACAGCTGGGTGACGCGAACGAACTGAACGGCTCCCTCCACCCACGCAGCGTGCAGGCCGGCCaaggcaaaagggaaaaggcgAAGAGGAGACAAAAACCGCTATACGAAGGAGATGATCTAAACCAGGAATATTCCAAAGGTGAAAGCAGCAAACATAACGTAGCGATAAACGGAAGGAGTGCAAAGAATGCCATGGTGTGCACCACCAggatgatgagaaaaaaaatgaacgagaaaaaaatgcattcgaagaagaaggaacCCAAACCGATGGCAATATTCTGTTGCGAAACGCAGAACCATAAATTGTCCGACATCATTGATAGGGAACTTATAAGAAGGTCGAAGATAGCACTGCTGAATTGTACACCTGTAAATATAAAGATGCCTATAAAGAATACGGACCGAGCAGTGGGAGCCATGTTAAGTTATCATATCATTCAGAAATATGGGGAACCAGGGTTACCCATGGATACTATAAAAGTGAAATTTCGAGGAACAGGAGGATTATCCTTTGGAGTATTCCTGACAAGCGGTGTGAACTTTGAGCTGGAAGGAGATGCAAACGATTTTGTAGGAAAGGGTCTATCAGGTGGAATTATATCAGTACATTTCCCCAAAACGTCGTTATTCATAAATGACTGTCAAAAAAACATGATTGCAGGGAACTCCGTTCTGTATGGTGcaacaaaaggaagagctTTTTTCGCGGGAAGAGCTGGTGAAAGATTTGCAGTTCGTAATTCTGGGGCCATAGCCGTTGTGGAAGGAGTCGGATGTCACGGATGTGAATACATGACGAAAGGTATAGTAGTTGTGCTGGGTGAAATTGGTTGTAACTTCGCTGCAGGGATGAGTGGAGGTATTGCATACGTCCTGgacattaacaaaaaaaatgtaaatcaTCAAATGGTAGATTTGAAGGTATGCAAAACGatggatgaaaaaatgacgtTAGAAAAATTACTTCATGAGCATTACGAAAGAACCAATTCGTATACGGCCAAAGTTCTGCtgcaaaattttgatgaGAATCTACACAGGTTTACGAAAATTATTCCGAGAGATATCAAACGAGTGCTAACCGAAGCGTGCATCGAATTTGTGAAGACAGGGAATGAAGAAGCCGCAGCAATTTTGGACGACTGGGCTTCTCTTCTCAAGAATGTCGACCAGCCAGAAAACATGTATAAAAAAGCcatgcaattttttaccaCCATCTCGGATGACATATCCGGATTGCCCAAAACGCTAGCATTGAGAAATGTAGATGGACTGATCATATATGACATTTTGCAAGACAATAATAgtagaaaattattaacagtGAAGAATTACACACCCGAATTGAATTGCACCCAAGATAGTGAACAACTACAAGGacaggtgaagaagaagaaaatatttgacTTTGAAGGATTTATTCATAACTTAGAaatttgcagaaaaaataatcgaaagTGGAGGAGATTCGCAGAAATCCCATTTAAATGTAACGCCTATactgattttaaaaatattttcccaaaAAGGCTAGATGAAAAATCAAAGGAAATGATCAAAAAGTATATTCTGAATGAGAAGTACCTTCTCGATCTTCACCTCAAGTCGTTAAATTCGAACTCCTTTATTGACAGCCTGATTGATAGGGACGAGGGGGACGATTACATGAACATGAGCCAGAAACAGATTAGCCCGAATGTGTACTCTTTGAAAAGTTTCCTCTACGCGAATGAGAAAGGCGAGGGAAGTGTCAAGGATAACCAGCATGCCGTCAGATCTACTGAGGGGTGGGGATTTAGGGGTACTTCTACCGCTTCTGCGCGCAGCGTCACCGGAGCGTCCGTCTCGTCCGTGGACCCGTCCGAGGGCAAACCGGGCTCCCCCACTACGCCGTTGATCGGTTCTGTAACGGCCACGGCAACCGCCCCACTGAATGGGCTTATCCCTGGGTTTGGTTCTGGACCGATCGCCGACCCCATCACCACTGCATGCGCCACTACATGCGCCACTACATGCACCACCGCATGCGCCACCGCCACTTCCTCTCCGTCGAAGGATACGCGTCCCCCGGTGTCCAAACTGAGCATCACGAATATGCAAGGAAGTTACGAGGTGGAAGCCACAGAGTCGATTATCCCGAACATGAGCCAAGCCAAGCCCTTTCTCGCAGTAAACCCGAATAAAGTCACCGGATTTAAGGAGTACGAACGGTTATCCCATCCGTTAAAAGATATTAGCAGTAGGGTATTGGACTACTCAGAGATTATCGTGCCTATCAATGCAAAAAGTAAACTCCATAACCAGTTGCTAAAGACACAGGCGTCTAGATGTGTAGATTGTGGAACCCCAACCTGTCATTATCCAAACTCCAGCGGAGGAGGGTGCCCTTTAGGCAACAGAATATTTGATTggaataatttaatatacgAAAATGAGTGGAAAAAAGCGTTGGAAAGGTTACTAGATACAAATAACTTTCCAGAAATTACTGGGCGTGTTTGTCCAGCCCCTTGTGAAGATGCCTGTGTTTTAAGCATTAATGAGAAACCAGTGTCGATAAAATTTATCGAGTTATCTATCATCGAATGtggatttttaaaaaagtggatTCAGCCAATCATTCCTCATACCaggacaggaaaaaaagttgctaTAGTAGGTTCAGGTCCCGCAGGACTAACAGCAGCTCAACAGTTGAATAAGGCAGGACATGAAGTAACCATCTTCGAGAAGGATGAATATTTTGGTGGCTTGCTAATGAATGGAATACCTAATGTGCgattggataaaaaaatagtagagAGAAGGTTAAACATAAtgaggaaggaaggaatCATTATGAAAAACAATACCAACGTAGGGACAGACATAACTTTATccgagctagccaaaaattTCGACGCTGTTTTGTTATCTACTGGGTATAAAGTCCCAAGGAAATTAGACATTCCAGGGTCGAACTTAAACAATATCTACTTTGCCATGGATTTTCTGACCTCATGCCAGAAGTCGCTTATTAAATCAGACCTCACAGATGAGAACTATATAGATGTATCAGAAAGgcatgtaattattttagGAGGAGGGAAGACTGCTGTGGATTGCATAAGTTTAGCAATTCGAATGGGAGCAGCTAGCGTTTTGCAATTCACGAGACAAGACATCCCACCCATGACAAGTACAGAGTATTCGTGGCCAggagtgaaaaatatattcaaggTTGATTACTCACATGATGAAGCGATAATTATTCAAGGGAGGGACCCACGCGAGTTTTGTGTTAGGAGTTTAGAGTTTATTCCTTCCAGTAAGGACCCCAAGAGAGTATCAGGCATTAGGGCCATTAAagtcaaattaaaaaaagtccCCAAGGGGGAGGTGGACAAGCATGCGCTGCAGAGGACACCCTCCACAAAATCCACGGCCGTCACCGCTGCCACCACTGCCACCACTGCCACCGCTGCAACCACTGCCACCGCTGCCACATCCAACACCACCTCCAGTATGTCCAGCACCAATGGGGTACTGTCCAAGTTAGAGTCCAAGAAGCATCAGACGAAGTTTGGCAAAGTGAAGGGGCAGAAAAATGCTTCCAAGTGTGGAACTGGGCAGGCATCCGGGGCAGCGACTTCTAGTGCATCCGGCACCGCCACATCCAGCGGAACCTCCAGCGCAGTGACCACCTCGCATTCCTCCTCGCCGGGAAACACGAACGATATCATTCAAAACTACCAAACGACGAAGGAGAATAAGGAATATGTCGATATCCCTTTCACCGAAAGGACTTACAAAGCAGACGTTGTCATTTTGGCCCTGGGATTTTCCAAGACGGATGACTCCATATGGGAGAATGATTCCATTAAGATCGAGCTTGACAATTATAACTGCATTAAGACTAAAATTAGAACTTATCAGACGAACTACAAGAAGATATTTGCCTGCGGGGACTGTAGAGTCGGCCCCAGTACCGTCGTTCAGGCCATAGCCGACGGCCGAGACGTCGCCGCCAAGATCGATGAGTTTCTGATGAATGCGGAATCGATTCTGCCCTCCTGCAACACGTACTATTACTACCCCCCCAACTACAAGAGCGTTCCCTTTG contains these protein-coding regions:
- a CDS encoding NAD(P)H-dependent glutamate synthase (putative); this encodes MREERNDEVDAQSMNEPSCDTPELTAQYGHKTKKTKKTKKRKTKKAEHGLYDSRNEKDACGVGVVADINGKSSRSVIQKAMQILLRLSHRGGVQSNNGDGAGILVGIPHDYFQMLNIDFTDDSHLNLSSLPDDIELLAFFIRKKLVRHNDMYFCSFSSRTIVYKGLLTPSQIYLYFEDLLSEQFTTYLAMVHVRFSTNTSPTWYAAHPFRRICHNGEINTISVNSILFQERMQLAKAPNSFKSVSIKDLRPINEENYVIYDNDDEIIEKRDTFEDIMLTKNRLKKKSRRRLLLRLKRDFTYNSSAIHYKIKREYMNSDINSNSEFLSNVNEVTGSSSDDSEDLSGKDDKNATCSRRLKEKNAISPICRSEKSFGHAVKTQMKHGESRKTKGAISYPSDSSLFDNAIDFLTMAGREIEHAIMMLMPRAYQKDPNITPLEKAFYEYHTCMMEPWDGPALIIFTDGNKVGASLDRNGLRPARYSITNYGLFVLSSETGVVDLAYDKITHKGCVYPGKVVLIDFKEKKFLRHEEVLSKFLKEKPYKKWLDHYSIHLDNIIKPASNMENIRMNAYKYGAILNKENSYGSKDMEEVDDMDDPYDESLIKKLKAFGYTYDAFNMIISPMVKHAADGLGAMGNDTAFPFLSYLRRNLLYYFQQTFAQVTNPAIDPIREENIMSLMSTLGKEGDILHSTYTNCQRIFINGPILNDALYNMLLQLPDFPHIIIDMTVDLSKLEALMSGESADEVKFDVIKSVSSPKRSYHADGSNNYTFKLDEHKSKHIKEDLNKMKIKNNIVSKYLIKFIDSVNSKVENAVRRGSQLIVLSHSNINEKRVPIFSILIVGALHKYLLSKNLRTKCSLIVKAGDCFEIHHLAVLLSFGADCIYPFILYESLRFIKYGDNEARLSNQQMISNYRHAANYGILKIMSKNGISTLPSYKGCGLMQPLGISNEILKKCFINVCDSIIGGVTFEFVEKEILKMFYNAYPKRIISLNIKDATEELDDYGEYHFRSIGNTQIHMNHPETISLLQKATRTGNTATYKKYSELQNELINHCEIRGQLEINYKKCPSYNKKKKKNEPINIQLVESVNKILLRFCTGAMSFGSLSEEAHITVATAMNNMGLKSNTGEGGEAEDRIKRDPAEANGSSEPNANSAVKQIASARFGVTAYSLVNAQELQIKVAQGSKPGEGGELPGYKVSAKIASVRRSTPGVGLISPPPHHDMYSIEDVGQLVYDLKNINKEAKISVKLVSKLGIGVITSGVVKGNCEQILISGMSGGTGASKWTSIKHAGLPWEIGLAEAHQTLCKSKLRKRVILQIDGQLKTGRDVILGALLGAESFSFSTQPLIALGCIMMRKCHLNICPVGICTQDPELRKKFAGKPEYIINFFFMLAEEVREYLASMGFRKFSQIIGRSDLLKKKDHLKYDEKRKLLDFSKLLFPGWKYYAEEEMKDDVKKRYNKNANEKKRQVGGSSFYCGSKYKVGGSLTPGVNNALDKMRRKQVLINENYNTVQKYDVVKRGDEGGEHTDGMNHAGETCSSVGEYDEEAAADDAEDEKEDGEGDEEEEEEDEEEDDEEDDDDEDDGEEDDEEEDDDDEEDDEEDGEGEDDEGEEEEKNPNDPEQLGDANELNGSLHPRSVQAGQGKREKAKRRQKPLYEGDDLNQEYSKGESSKHNVAINGRSAKNAMVCTTRMMRKKMNEKKMHSKKKEPKPMAIFCCETQNHKLSDIIDRELIRRSKIALLNCTPVNIKMPIKNTDRAVGAMLSYHIIQKYGEPGLPMDTIKVKFRGTGGLSFGVFLTSGVNFELEGDANDFVGKGLSGGIISVHFPKTSLFINDCQKNMIAGNSVLYGATKGRAFFAGRAGERFAVRNSGAIAVVEGVGCHGCEYMTKGIVVVLGEIGCNFAAGMSGGIAYVLDINKKNVNHQMVDLKVCKTMDEKMTLEKLLHEHYERTNSYTAKVLLQNFDENLHRFTKIIPRDIKRVLTEACIEFVKTGNEEAAAILDDWASLLKNVDQPENMYKKAMQFFTTISDDISGLPKTLALRNVDGLIIYDILQDNNSRKLLTVKNYTPELNCTQDSEQLQGQVKKKKIFDFEGFIHNLEICRKNNRKWRRFAEIPFKCNAYTDFKNIFPKRLDEKSKEMIKKYILNEKYLLDLHLKSLNSNSFIDSLIDRDEGDDYMNMSQKQISPNVYSLKSFLYANEKGEGSVKDNQHAVRSTEGWGFRGTSTASARSVTGASVSSVDPSEGKPGSPTTPLIGSVTATATAPLNGLIPGFGSGPIADPITTACATTCATTCTTACATATSSPSKDTRPPVSKLSITNMQGSYEVEATESIIPNMSQAKPFLAVNPNKVTGFKEYERLSHPLKDISSRVLDYSEIIVPINAKSKLHNQLLKTQASRCVDCGTPTCHYPNSSGGGCPLGNRIFDWNNLIYENEWKKALERLLDTNNFPEITGRVCPAPCEDACVLSINEKPVSIKFIELSIIECGFLKKWIQPIIPHTRTGKKVAIVGSGPAGLTAAQQLNKAGHEVTIFEKDEYFGGLLMNGIPNVRLDKKIVERRLNIMRKEGIIMKNNTNVGTDITLSELAKNFDAVLLSTGYKVPRKLDIPGSNLNNIYFAMDFLTSCQKSLIKSDLTDENYIDVSERHVIILGGGKTAVDCISLAIRMGAASVLQFTRQDIPPMTSTEYSWPGVKNIFKVDYSHDEAIIIQGRDPREFCVRSLEFIPSSKDPKRVSGIRAIKVKLKKVPKGEVDKHALQRTPSTKSTAVTAATTATTATAATTATAATSNTTSSMSSTNGVLSKLESKKHQTKFGKVKGQKNASKCGTGQASGAATSSASGTATSSGTSSAVTTSHSSSPGNTNDIIQNYQTTKENKEYVDIPFTERTYKADVVILALGFSKTDDSIWENDSIKIELDNYNCIKTKIRTYQTNYKKIFACGDCRVGPSTVVQAIADGRDVAAKIDEFLMNAESILPSCNTYYYYPPNYKSVPFGSAHWG